The following coding sequences are from one Chanos chanos chromosome 12, fChaCha1.1, whole genome shotgun sequence window:
- the gatad1 gene encoding GATA zinc finger domain-containing protein 1 — MPLGLKPCCAVCKTNSSSMWKKGNQGEILCNNCTGKTTSSGGSGPSASANVQQNNGGGKQSKQEIHRRSARLRSTKYKAPASEKKVSTKGKGRRHIFKLKNPIKAPESVSTIITSESIFYKGVYYQTGDVIKVTDEDDGKHYYAQIRGFVQDQYCEKSAALTWLIPTQASPKDQFDPGTYILGPEEDLPRKMEYLEFVCHAPSEYFKSRSCPFPTIPIHPEKGYIWTHIGPTPAIAIKETVSNNT, encoded by the exons ATGCCGCTGGGTTTAAAACCATGCTGCGCTGTATGCAAGACAAATTCGTCCTCGATGTGGAAGAAAGGAAACCAAGGGGAAATCTTGTGCAACAACTGCACCGGTAAGACTACAAGTAGCGGTGGTTCTGGACCATCGGCCTCCGCTAACGTACAACAGAATAATGGCGGGGGAAAGCAG TCAAAACAAGAAATCCACCGGCGATCTGCGCGGTTAAGGAGTACTAAATACAAAGCACCAGCATCTGAGAAGAAAGTGTCTACGAAGGGAAAGGGAAGACGACacatttttaaacttaaaaac CCCATCAAAGCTCCAGAGTCAGTGTCGACCATCATCACATCAGAATCTATCTTCTACAAG GGCGTTTATTATCAAACTGGAGACGTTATCAAAGTAACAGACGAAGATGATGGTAAGCACTATTACGCTCAGATACGTGGATTCGTCCAGGACCAGTACTGCGAGAAGAGCGCTGCACTAACATGGCTTATTCCAACACAAGCTAGCCCGAAAGATCAGTTTGATCCAGGCACTTACATCCTCG GCCCAGAAGAGGACTTACCGAGGAAGATGGAGTACCTTGAATTTGTATGCCATGCCCCATCAGAATATTTCAAGTCACGGAGTTGTCCATTTCCTACAATACCAATTCATCCTGAGAAAGGCTACATCTGGACCCATATAGGACCGACACCTGCTATTGCAATCAAAGAAACTGTTAGCAACAACACTTAG